In one Musa acuminata AAA Group cultivar baxijiao chromosome BXJ2-5, Cavendish_Baxijiao_AAA, whole genome shotgun sequence genomic region, the following are encoded:
- the LOC135612592 gene encoding ATPase 10, plasma membrane-type-like isoform X1, with amino-acid sequence MEDLNKPLLDPENFTQDSMDLERMPLEEVFEQLRTSRDGLSSADAESRLQLFGLNKLEEKPENKFLKFLSFMWNPLSWVMEAAAVMAIALANGGSEGPDWQDFVGIICLLILNSTISFIEENNAGNAAAALMARLAPKCKVLRDDQWQEKDAAILVPGDIIGIKLGDIIPADARLLEGDPLKVDQSALTGESLPVTKMTGDVVFSGSICKQGEIQAVVIATGIHSFFGKAALLVDSTEVVGHFQKVLTSIGNFCICSIAVGMILEIIVMFPIQHRSYRDGINNLLVLLIGGIPIAMPTVLSVTLAIGSHRLSQQGAITKRMTAIEELAGMDVLCSDKTGTLTLNRLTVDRNLIEVFSEGMDKDIIVLLAARASRLENQDAIDTAIISMLADPKEARANITEVHFFPFNPVDKRTAITYIDSEGNWYRTSKGAPEQILDLCYNKDKISGKVHAIIDKFAERGLRSLGVAYQAIPEKTKESSGGPWVFCGLLPLFDPPRHDSAETIRRALNLGVCVKMITGDQLSIAKETGRRLGMGTNMYPSSSLFNHDKDENEALPVDELIEKADGFAGVFPEHKYEIVKILQEKKHVCGMTGDGVNDAPALKKADIGIAVSDATDAARSAADIVLTEPGLSVIVSAVLTSRAIFQRMKNYTIYAVSITIRIVLGFMLLALIWEYDFPPFMVLIIAILNDGTIMTISKDRVKPSPHPDSWKLNEIFAAGVVIGAYLALVTVLFYWAIIKTNFFETHFKVRTLSSSIEEVSSAVYLQVSIISQALIFVTRSQSWSFLERPGTLLMCAFVIAQLVATLIAVYAHINFASIRGIGWGWAGVIWIYSLIFYIPLDIIKFTVRYALSGEAWNLLFDRKTAFTSKKDYGKEDRKAQWVISQQSLQGLIPSDIIANGRRSSLIAEQAKRRAEIARLGEIHTLRGHVESVVRLKKLDINVIQTAHTV; translated from the exons ATGGAAGATCTGAATAAGCCATTGCTTGATCCAGAAAACTTTACTCAAGATTCAATGGATTTG GAACGCATGCCCTTGGAGGAAGTTTTTGAACAGCTAAGAACTTCTCGAGATGGACTTTCGTCAGCAGATGCTGAGTCACGCTTACAGCTTTTTGGCCTAAATAAGCTAGAGGAGAAGCCT GAAAATAAGTTTTTGAAGTTCCTTAGTTTCATGTGGAACCCCTTGTCATGGGTTATGGAAGCTGCAGCAGTGATGGCAATCGCACTTGCTAATGGTGGA AGCGAGGGTCCTGATTGGCAAGACTTTGTTGGAATTATCTGCCTACTGATTCTCAATTCAACAATTAGTTTTATTGAGGAAAACAATGCTGGAAATGCAGCAGCAGCACTTATGGCTCGTCTTGCTCCTAAGTGCAAG GTACTCCGAGATGATCAATGGCAAGAGAAGGATGCAGCTATTCTAGTACCAGGGGATATCATCGGCATTAAGCTTGGTGACATTATCCCAGCAGATGCTCGTTTGCTTGAGGGTGACCCTCTTAAAGTTGACCAG tCAGCTCTGACTGGTGAATCTCTACCTGTCACAAAGATGACAGGTGACGTAGTATTCTCTGGTTCAATTTGTAAACAAGGAGAGATTCAGGCTGTAGTAATTGCAACTGGAATTCACTCTTTCTTTGGGAAAGCTGCTCTTTTGGTAGACTCTACAGAAGTAGTTGGGCATTTTCAGAAG GTTCTTACTTCAATTGGGAATTTCTGTATATGCTCGATAGCCGTTGGAATGATTCTTGAGATCATAGTCATGTTTCCAATCCAACATCGTTCATACAGAGATGGAATCAACAACCTTCTCGTTCTTTTAATAGGAGGCATACCCATAGCTATGCCGACAGTGTTATCTGTAACCCTTGCAATTGGTTCTCATCGCCTCTCTCAACAG GGTGCAATTACTAAAAGGATGACAGCCATCGAAGAATTGGCTGGAATGGATGTTCTTTGCAGCGATAAAACTGGCACACTCACCTTGAATCGACTCACTGTTGACCGGAATCTTATTGAG GTTTTCAGTGAGGGCATGGACAAAGACATAATTGTCTTGCTTGCAGCAAGAGCCTCAAGGCTTGAAAACCAGGATGCCATTGATACTGCTATCATTAGTATGCTTGCTGATCCTAAAGAG GCACGTGCAAACATCACCGAAGTACATTTTTTCCCCTTCAACCCAGTGGACAAACGGACAGCAATTACATACATCGATTCAGAAGGAAACTGGTATCGAACTAGCAAAGGTGCTCCAGAGCAG ATTCTAGATCTATGCTATAATAAAGACAAAATTTCTGGAAAAGTTCATGCAATCATTGACAAATTTGCTGAAAGGGGACTACGCTCTCTTGGAGTTGCTTATCAG GCCATTCCTGAGAAAACAAAAGAGAGTTCAGGTGGTCCATGGGTTTTTTGTGGCTTATTGCCATTGTTTGATCCACCTAGACATGACAGTGCTGAGACCATTCGGAGGGCACTGAACCTGGGTGTCTGCGTGAAGATGATTACTG GTGACCAGCTATCCATTGCTAAAGAAACTGGAAGACGCCTTGGAATGGGAACGAACATGTACCCTTCCTCATCATTGTTCAATCATGATAAAGATGAAAATGAAGCTCTTCCAGTTGATGAACTTATTGAAAAAGCGGACGGATTTGCTGGTGTCTTTCCTG AGCATAAGTATGAGATTGTGAAAATTCTCCAAGAAAAGAAGCACGTGTGTGGGATGACAGGAGATGGTGTCAATGATGCTCCTGCACTCAAGAAAGCAGACATTGGAATAGCAGTATCAGATGCCACTGATGCTGCTAGGAGTGCTGCTGATATTGTTCTTACGGAACCCGGCTTGAGTGTCATTGTCAGTGCAGTCTTGACCAGCCGGGCCATATTTCAGAGAATGAAGAACTACACA atttatgctGTGTCCATTACCATACGAATAGTG CTTGGGTTCATGCTTCTCGCTTTGATTTGGGAATATGATTTCCCTCCTTTTATGGTTTTGATAATAGCCATTCTGAATGATG GGACCATCATGACAATATCCAAGGATCGTGTGAAGCCATCACCACACCCTGATAGTTGGAAACTCAATGAGATTTTCGCTGCAGGTGTTGTCATAGGGGCTTACCTTGCATTAGTTACAGTTCTCTTTTACTGGGCTATCATCAAGACTAACTTCTTTGAG ACTCATTTCAAAGTTAGAACTCTCAGCAGCAGCATTGAAGAGGTCTCGTCTGCTGTATATCTGCAAGTTAGCATCATCAGCCAAGCTCTTATATTCGTCACACGTAGTCAGAGTTGGTCATTTTTAGAGAGACCGGGTACTCTCCTAATGTGTGCATTTGTTATAGCTCAGCTG GTTGCCACCCTGATTGCAGTTTACGCACATATCAACTTTGCATCGATTCGTGGTATAGGCTGGGGCTGGGCTGGTGTGATTTGGATTTACAGTTTAATTTTCTACATTCCTCTTGACATAATCAAGTTCACCGTTAGATATGCTCTCAGTGGAGAGGCATGGAATCTGCTGTTTGACAGAAAG
- the LOC135612592 gene encoding ATPase 10, plasma membrane-type-like isoform X2 — MEDLNKPLLDPENFTQDSMDLERMPLEEVFEQLRTSRDGLSSADAESRLQLFGLNKLEEKPENKFLKFLSFMWNPLSWVMEAAAVMAIALANGGSEGPDWQDFVGIICLLILNSTISFIEENNAGNAAAALMARLAPKCKVLRDDQWQEKDAAILVPGDIIGIKLGDIIPADARLLEGDPLKVDQSALTGESLPVTKMTGDVVFSGSICKQGEIQAVVIATGIHSFFGKAALLVDSTEVVGHFQKVLTSIGNFCICSIAVGMILEIIVMFPIQHRSYRDGINNLLVLLIGGIPIAMPTVLSVTLAIGSHRLSQQGAITKRMTAIEELAGMDVLCSDKTGTLTLNRLTVDRNLIEVFSEGMDKDIIVLLAARASRLENQDAIDTAIISMLADPKEARANITEVHFFPFNPVDKRTAITYIDSEGNWYRTSKGAPEQILDLCYNKDKISGKVHAIIDKFAERGLRSLGVAYQAIPEKTKESSGGPWVFCGLLPLFDPPRHDSAETIRRALNLGVCVKMITGDQLSIAKETGRRLGMGTNMYPSSSLFNHDKDENEALPVDELIEKADGFAGVFPEHKYEIVKILQEKKHVCGMTGDGVNDAPALKKADIGIAVSDATDAARSAADIVLTEPGLSVIVSAVLTSRAIFQRMKNYTLGFMLLALIWEYDFPPFMVLIIAILNDGTIMTISKDRVKPSPHPDSWKLNEIFAAGVVIGAYLALVTVLFYWAIIKTNFFETHFKVRTLSSSIEEVSSAVYLQVSIISQALIFVTRSQSWSFLERPGTLLMCAFVIAQLVATLIAVYAHINFASIRGIGWGWAGVIWIYSLIFYIPLDIIKFTVRYALSGEAWNLLFDRKTAFTSKKDYGKEDRKAQWVISQQSLQGLIPSDIIANGRRSSLIAEQAKRRAEIARLGEIHTLRGHVESVVRLKKLDINVIQTAHTV, encoded by the exons ATGGAAGATCTGAATAAGCCATTGCTTGATCCAGAAAACTTTACTCAAGATTCAATGGATTTG GAACGCATGCCCTTGGAGGAAGTTTTTGAACAGCTAAGAACTTCTCGAGATGGACTTTCGTCAGCAGATGCTGAGTCACGCTTACAGCTTTTTGGCCTAAATAAGCTAGAGGAGAAGCCT GAAAATAAGTTTTTGAAGTTCCTTAGTTTCATGTGGAACCCCTTGTCATGGGTTATGGAAGCTGCAGCAGTGATGGCAATCGCACTTGCTAATGGTGGA AGCGAGGGTCCTGATTGGCAAGACTTTGTTGGAATTATCTGCCTACTGATTCTCAATTCAACAATTAGTTTTATTGAGGAAAACAATGCTGGAAATGCAGCAGCAGCACTTATGGCTCGTCTTGCTCCTAAGTGCAAG GTACTCCGAGATGATCAATGGCAAGAGAAGGATGCAGCTATTCTAGTACCAGGGGATATCATCGGCATTAAGCTTGGTGACATTATCCCAGCAGATGCTCGTTTGCTTGAGGGTGACCCTCTTAAAGTTGACCAG tCAGCTCTGACTGGTGAATCTCTACCTGTCACAAAGATGACAGGTGACGTAGTATTCTCTGGTTCAATTTGTAAACAAGGAGAGATTCAGGCTGTAGTAATTGCAACTGGAATTCACTCTTTCTTTGGGAAAGCTGCTCTTTTGGTAGACTCTACAGAAGTAGTTGGGCATTTTCAGAAG GTTCTTACTTCAATTGGGAATTTCTGTATATGCTCGATAGCCGTTGGAATGATTCTTGAGATCATAGTCATGTTTCCAATCCAACATCGTTCATACAGAGATGGAATCAACAACCTTCTCGTTCTTTTAATAGGAGGCATACCCATAGCTATGCCGACAGTGTTATCTGTAACCCTTGCAATTGGTTCTCATCGCCTCTCTCAACAG GGTGCAATTACTAAAAGGATGACAGCCATCGAAGAATTGGCTGGAATGGATGTTCTTTGCAGCGATAAAACTGGCACACTCACCTTGAATCGACTCACTGTTGACCGGAATCTTATTGAG GTTTTCAGTGAGGGCATGGACAAAGACATAATTGTCTTGCTTGCAGCAAGAGCCTCAAGGCTTGAAAACCAGGATGCCATTGATACTGCTATCATTAGTATGCTTGCTGATCCTAAAGAG GCACGTGCAAACATCACCGAAGTACATTTTTTCCCCTTCAACCCAGTGGACAAACGGACAGCAATTACATACATCGATTCAGAAGGAAACTGGTATCGAACTAGCAAAGGTGCTCCAGAGCAG ATTCTAGATCTATGCTATAATAAAGACAAAATTTCTGGAAAAGTTCATGCAATCATTGACAAATTTGCTGAAAGGGGACTACGCTCTCTTGGAGTTGCTTATCAG GCCATTCCTGAGAAAACAAAAGAGAGTTCAGGTGGTCCATGGGTTTTTTGTGGCTTATTGCCATTGTTTGATCCACCTAGACATGACAGTGCTGAGACCATTCGGAGGGCACTGAACCTGGGTGTCTGCGTGAAGATGATTACTG GTGACCAGCTATCCATTGCTAAAGAAACTGGAAGACGCCTTGGAATGGGAACGAACATGTACCCTTCCTCATCATTGTTCAATCATGATAAAGATGAAAATGAAGCTCTTCCAGTTGATGAACTTATTGAAAAAGCGGACGGATTTGCTGGTGTCTTTCCTG AGCATAAGTATGAGATTGTGAAAATTCTCCAAGAAAAGAAGCACGTGTGTGGGATGACAGGAGATGGTGTCAATGATGCTCCTGCACTCAAGAAAGCAGACATTGGAATAGCAGTATCAGATGCCACTGATGCTGCTAGGAGTGCTGCTGATATTGTTCTTACGGAACCCGGCTTGAGTGTCATTGTCAGTGCAGTCTTGACCAGCCGGGCCATATTTCAGAGAATGAAGAACTACACA CTTGGGTTCATGCTTCTCGCTTTGATTTGGGAATATGATTTCCCTCCTTTTATGGTTTTGATAATAGCCATTCTGAATGATG GGACCATCATGACAATATCCAAGGATCGTGTGAAGCCATCACCACACCCTGATAGTTGGAAACTCAATGAGATTTTCGCTGCAGGTGTTGTCATAGGGGCTTACCTTGCATTAGTTACAGTTCTCTTTTACTGGGCTATCATCAAGACTAACTTCTTTGAG ACTCATTTCAAAGTTAGAACTCTCAGCAGCAGCATTGAAGAGGTCTCGTCTGCTGTATATCTGCAAGTTAGCATCATCAGCCAAGCTCTTATATTCGTCACACGTAGTCAGAGTTGGTCATTTTTAGAGAGACCGGGTACTCTCCTAATGTGTGCATTTGTTATAGCTCAGCTG GTTGCCACCCTGATTGCAGTTTACGCACATATCAACTTTGCATCGATTCGTGGTATAGGCTGGGGCTGGGCTGGTGTGATTTGGATTTACAGTTTAATTTTCTACATTCCTCTTGACATAATCAAGTTCACCGTTAGATATGCTCTCAGTGGAGAGGCATGGAATCTGCTGTTTGACAGAAAG